A genomic window from Silene latifolia isolate original U9 population chromosome 11, ASM4854445v1, whole genome shotgun sequence includes:
- the LOC141613214 gene encoding secreted RxLR effector protein 161-like has translation MEGAKTVYTPIQSRHNLALAKGYVLKDIMKYRRLVGRLVYLTITRHDLVYAVHILSQFVNEPRKEHWEAALRVVRYIKRNPSKGITFNKNGDFQLKGYCDSDYASCPITRRSLSGYFVSIGRSPISWRAKKQVTVAKSAAEAEYRAMAAATSELIWLKSFLGSL, from the coding sequence ATGGAAGGTGCGAAGACAGTATACACTCCAATACAGTCGCGACACAATTTAGCTTTGGCTAAAGGATATGTGTTGAAGGATATAATGAAATATCGTCGTTTGGTTGGGAGATTGGTATACCTAACGATAACTCGGCATGATCTCGTGTATGCGGTACACATATTATCACAGTTTGTAAACGAGCCGAGGAAGGAGCATTGGGAAGCGGCCTTGAGAGTAGTTCGATACATTAAAAGAAATCCAAGCAAAGGCATTACTTTCAATAAGAATGGTGATTTCCAGCTAAAAGGGTATTGTGATTCGGATTACGCGAGTTGCCCTATAACGAGAAGGTCTCTAAGTGGCTATTTCGTGTCTATAGGTAGATCGCCCATTTCGTGGAGAGCAAAGAAGCAAGTTACTGTAGCAAAGTCCGCCGCAGAAGCCGAATACCGGGCAATGGCGGCTGCCACAAGTGAGCTAATATGGCTAAAGTCATTTTTGGGATCACTCTGA